The nucleotide window ATCCTGTGGGGATTCGGAGCGGTGTTGTTGACCACCCTCTACGGCATGGCCAACCACCTCTTCATCCCCCGGTTCCTCTTTGCGGTGACGTTTTGCGGCGTACTGGTGGCCACCGGCAGCTACCTGCTCACTGAGTACGCCTTGCGGCCGGTGGCAGCACAAGCGCTTGAGGCCGGCCGACCGCCCCGTCGCTTGGCGGCCGGCATCATGGGCCGAACCATGATGGTTTGGCTGCTCGGTTCGGGAGTTCCGGTCGTCGGCATCGCGCTGATTGCGATCTTCCAACTCGTGCTGCGGAATCTTTCGGAGACTCAATTCGCGGTCGGCGTGCTCATCGTGTCGATGGCGACACTGGTCTTTGGATTCATCCTGATGTGGATCATGTCGTGGCTCACGGCCACACCCGTTCGTGTCGTTCGCGCGGCGCTCCAGCGGGTCGAGCGGGGCGATCTGCGCGGCGACCTAGTCGTATTCGACGGAACCGAGCTCGGCGAACTGCAACGGGGTTTCAACGCAATGGTCGACGGCCTACGCGAGCGCGAGAGGGTACGCGACCTCTTCGGCCGGCACGTTGGGCGCGAAGTCGCGCTCGCAGCCGAACGCGAGCGGCCGAAACTGGGCGGTGAAGAACGCCATGTTGCCGTCGTGTTCATCGACATCGTCGGCTCCACAAAGTTGGTGACCAGCCAACCTCCAGGCGACATCGTCAAGTTGCTCAACCGGTTCTTCGCGGTCGTGGTGGAGGAAGTGGACCGCCGACGCGGGCTGGTCAACAAGTTCGAGGGTGACGCTTCGCTGGCTATCTTCGGTGCCCCCAACCGGCTAGACAACCCCGAAGACGAGGCGTTAGCGGCAGCGCGGGCCATCGCCGAACGGCTGGCCAAAGAGGTACCCGAGTGCCCGGCAGGTATCGGCGTGGCATCGGGGCAGGTGGTGGCCGGTAACGTCGGCTCCAAAGAGCGGTTCGAGTACACCGTGATCGGCGAGCCGGTCAATGAGGCCGCGCGCTTGTGCGAACTTGCCAAGGATCATCCGGGCAAGCTGTTAGCCTCGGCGGCGGCGGTAGATTTAGCCAGCGAAAACGAGCGTGCCCGTTGGTCTTTGGGCGAAACGGTGACACTGCGCGGCCATGACCAGCCCACTCAATTGGCCACACCCGTGTGAGAGCACTCCCGTACCGGCTGGCATACGTACGGAACTCGCACCATGGGTGGACGAACGATTCTGCCGCCAACGGTAATCGACATATTGGACTCAATGCTTTCTGCGCGGTAATCGCGGCCGGGGTGGATCGCCATC belongs to Mycobacterium basiliense and includes:
- a CDS encoding adenylate/guanylate cyclase domain-containing protein is translated as MSSRKASKKTLAQRLGRVLERVTRQSGRLQETPAYGSWLLGRVSESQQRRRVRIQVIMTVLIVAANLIGIGVSIVLVTVAIPEPSVFSEAPSWVTFAVVPAYIVLALAVGTYWITRRTVFALRWAIEERPPTRRDGHNTFLVAWRVAVGDLILWGFGAVLLTTLYGMANHLFIPRFLFAVTFCGVLVATGSYLLTEYALRPVAAQALEAGRPPRRLAAGIMGRTMMVWLLGSGVPVVGIALIAIFQLVLRNLSETQFAVGVLIVSMATLVFGFILMWIMSWLTATPVRVVRAALQRVERGDLRGDLVVFDGTELGELQRGFNAMVDGLRERERVRDLFGRHVGREVALAAERERPKLGGEERHVAVVFIDIVGSTKLVTSQPPGDIVKLLNRFFAVVVEEVDRRRGLVNKFEGDASLAIFGAPNRLDNPEDEALAAARAIAERLAKEVPECPAGIGVASGQVVAGNVGSKERFEYTVIGEPVNEAARLCELAKDHPGKLLASAAAVDLASENERARWSLGETVTLRGHDQPTQLATPV